From the genome of Flavobacterium luteolum, one region includes:
- a CDS encoding MaoC/PaaZ C-terminal domain-containing protein, protein MYFKSTFFEDYQIDDKRITLGRTITETDFVVHAGHTGDFFPHHMDEEWCKTQPFGQRIAHGTMVFAIGIGLTASEINPEAFSRGYDKMRFVKPVHIGDTIHSEVTISEKGEAKNPEMGAVTEHVEIINQRGEVVLVCDHLLFVKRKS, encoded by the coding sequence ATGTATTTTAAATCGACTTTTTTCGAAGATTATCAAATCGACGACAAACGAATAACTTTAGGCAGAACCATTACAGAAACCGATTTTGTGGTTCATGCTGGACACACAGGAGATTTCTTCCCTCATCACATGGACGAAGAATGGTGCAAAACTCAGCCATTCGGACAGAGAATTGCGCACGGAACCATGGTTTTTGCGATTGGAATCGGATTAACAGCTTCTGAAATAAATCCGGAAGCTTTTTCTAGAGGATATGACAAAATGCGTTTTGTAAAACCTGTTCATATTGGTGACACTATTCATTCTGAAGTTACGATTTCTGAAAAAGGCGAAGCCAAAAATCCTGAAATGGGAGCTGTTACAGAACATGTGGAAATTATTAACCAAAGAGGTGAAGTAGTTCTTGTTTGCGATCACCTTTTATTTGTGAAAAGAAAATCTTAA
- the fucP gene encoding L-fucose:H+ symporter permease — MQITNQAGDLHEVPTEGGNQKQYLLPFILVTCLFFLWGMAHNLDSVLIPHLKKACELNNRQSTLIDTSVFFAYFIMAIPAGMLIKRFGYKNSIITGLLVFATGAFLFVPAANTRTYELFLFALFVIGCGLTILETSANPYAAILGPSESSSKRLNLAASFNGLAAMVAPIVGSLFILSGTNHTKEQMAAMPEAEKAAYLLGEAASVKMPYIVLGSILVLVAVIFYFVQLPSMKATHAEAEIKPGFFSVLKFRHLSWGVVAQFFYVGAQVCITSFFIRIAQQGAGLDEKTAGYYLGIYGFLFMAGRFIGTFFLRFVKDYVLLSIYCVMSVLLCLVAIYGSGIVVIYALGGIGFFMSIMFPTIFSLGIKGLKSNTETGSSWLVMSIVGGAIIPYGMGTLIDMNHDDIQSGYIIPLVCFLIILSFGAFGHKVKAVSE, encoded by the coding sequence ATGCAAATTACAAACCAAGCCGGCGATCTACATGAAGTGCCAACAGAAGGAGGAAATCAAAAGCAATATCTTTTGCCTTTTATCCTCGTTACATGCCTATTTTTTCTGTGGGGAATGGCCCACAACTTAGATTCAGTTTTAATTCCGCATTTGAAAAAAGCGTGCGAATTAAACAATCGCCAGTCTACTCTAATTGATACTTCTGTATTCTTTGCTTACTTCATTATGGCGATTCCTGCGGGAATGCTGATTAAAAGATTTGGTTATAAAAACAGTATCATTACTGGATTATTAGTTTTTGCAACGGGAGCATTTTTGTTTGTTCCAGCAGCTAATACTAGAACTTACGAATTGTTCTTATTTGCCCTTTTTGTAATTGGATGCGGTTTAACGATTTTAGAAACCAGTGCAAACCCATACGCAGCGATTTTAGGACCTTCAGAATCTTCTTCCAAGAGATTAAATTTAGCGGCTTCTTTTAACGGATTAGCTGCCATGGTTGCTCCTATTGTGGGTTCGCTATTTATCTTATCTGGAACAAATCATACAAAAGAACAAATGGCAGCAATGCCTGAGGCTGAAAAAGCGGCTTACTTATTGGGCGAAGCGGCTTCTGTAAAAATGCCTTATATTGTTTTGGGAAGCATCTTAGTTTTGGTTGCTGTTATATTTTATTTCGTACAATTGCCTTCAATGAAAGCAACTCATGCAGAAGCTGAAATTAAACCTGGATTTTTCTCTGTTTTAAAATTCAGACATTTAAGCTGGGGTGTTGTAGCTCAATTTTTTTATGTGGGTGCGCAGGTTTGTATTACGAGTTTCTTTATCAGAATTGCACAGCAAGGTGCTGGATTAGACGAAAAAACGGCTGGATATTATTTAGGAATCTATGGTTTCCTTTTTATGGCAGGGCGTTTTATTGGAACTTTCTTTTTACGTTTTGTAAAAGATTATGTTTTATTGTCAATCTATTGCGTAATGAGTGTTTTATTGTGCTTAGTTGCAATTTACGGTTCTGGAATTGTGGTTATTTATGCTCTTGGAGGAATCGGATTTTTTATGTCAATTATGTTTCCAACTATTTTCTCTTTAGGAATTAAAGGTTTAAAATCAAATACAGAAACGGGTTCTTCTTGGTTGGTAATGTCAATTGTTGGTGGTGCTATTATTCCGTACGGAATGGGAACTTTAATCGATATGAATCACGATGATATTCAGTCTGGATATATTATTCCATTGGTTTGCTTCTTGATCATTCTTTCTTTTGGGGCTTTTGGCCATAAGGTGAAAGCTGTTTCTGAATAG
- a CDS encoding efflux transporter outer membrane subunit, translating to MTNSSNKYILLVITAALISACSVTKKYERPTTLKTDQLYRDQSTTDSTTIADMPWNTVFKDEKLNALIQKGLEQNLNLKNAIENIVQARASLRQSKLAYYPSLQLDANVTHNKQSQAGLNFPAGININTLTTTYKLGVSSSWEIDVWGKLSSSKRAALATYLASDAAKQAVQTQLIADIANNYFLLLSYDESLKITEETLKSRIENVATIKALKEGAIVTGAAVVQSEANQHAAEVLIPDLKQSIRETENALNILLGQGPGPIDRGVLGTQIIPEQIAIGMPAQLLNNRPDVRQAEFNFRVAFESTNLAKTYFYPSLTLTASTGFSNLELNDFFSHSIFYSIIGGLTQPLFNHGLNKMRLTTAQSQQLQAYNNFQQSLLVAGQEVSNALYAYQMAVEKEDSRAKQIAALEKAVDFTQELLEYSSATNYTDVLTSQQNLLAAQLNGVNDNLQKLQAVINLYRALGGGWK from the coding sequence ATGACGAATAGTTCTAATAAATATATTTTACTGGTAATAACAGCCGCACTCATTAGTGCGTGCTCTGTTACCAAGAAATACGAACGTCCCACAACTTTAAAAACAGATCAATTATATCGTGATCAGTCTACAACCGATTCGACTACAATTGCAGACATGCCTTGGAATACTGTTTTTAAAGATGAAAAATTAAATGCATTAATTCAGAAAGGTTTAGAACAAAACTTGAATCTGAAAAATGCAATTGAGAATATTGTTCAGGCAAGAGCTTCTTTGCGTCAGAGTAAATTGGCTTATTACCCAAGTTTGCAGTTGGACGCCAATGTAACGCATAACAAGCAATCTCAGGCAGGATTAAACTTTCCGGCAGGAATCAATATTAATACCTTAACAACTACTTACAAATTAGGCGTAAGCAGTTCTTGGGAAATTGATGTTTGGGGAAAATTAAGCAGTTCTAAAAGAGCGGCTCTAGCAACTTATTTAGCTTCAGATGCTGCAAAACAAGCCGTTCAGACGCAATTAATTGCTGATATTGCTAATAATTACTTCTTGTTATTATCGTATGATGAATCGTTAAAAATTACGGAAGAAACCTTAAAAAGCCGTATCGAAAACGTTGCAACCATTAAAGCTTTAAAAGAAGGAGCAATTGTAACTGGTGCAGCTGTTGTTCAGAGTGAGGCTAATCAGCATGCGGCCGAAGTTTTAATTCCGGACTTGAAACAAAGTATTCGTGAAACCGAAAATGCTTTAAATATTTTACTTGGACAAGGGCCTGGACCAATTGATAGAGGAGTTCTAGGAACACAGATTATTCCTGAACAAATCGCAATCGGAATGCCAGCACAGTTATTGAATAATCGTCCTGATGTCCGTCAAGCGGAATTTAATTTCAGAGTCGCTTTTGAGTCGACTAATTTGGCTAAAACTTATTTTTATCCAAGTTTGACGCTTACAGCAAGTACAGGATTTTCAAATTTAGAATTGAATGACTTCTTCAGCCATTCTATTTTTTATTCGATCATCGGAGGATTAACGCAGCCTTTATTTAATCATGGTTTAAATAAAATGAGGTTGACTACAGCGCAGTCACAACAATTGCAAGCATACAACAATTTCCAACAAAGTCTTTTAGTAGCTGGTCAGGAAGTTTCAAATGCTTTGTATGCGTACCAAATGGCTGTTGAAAAAGAAGATTCTAGAGCGAAACAAATTGCAGCTTTAGAAAAAGCAGTAGACTTTACACAAGAACTTTTAGAATACAGTTCGGCAACTAACTATACAGATGTATTAACATCTCAACAAAATCTTTTAGCAGCACAATTGAACGGAGTTAATGATAACCTGCAAAAATTACAAGCTGTTATTAATTTGTACAGAGCGTTGGGTGGTGGTTGGAAATAA
- a CDS encoding efflux RND transporter permease subunit, which translates to MFKKFIQRPVLSTVISVIIVILGVLGLIELPISQYPDIAPPTVNVAASYTGANADVVLKSIVIPLEEQINGVENMTYMTSTATNDGNASIKVFFKVGTNPDLAAVNVQNRVSRATSLLPVEVTQAGVTVTKSQSSNLLIFSLYSDDKAYDQTFLQNYAKINLVPQIQRVVGVGDVTVFGAKDYSMRIWLKPDVMQQYKLIPSDISAALAEQNIEAAPGKFGENGNQAFQYVIKYKGRLTSAQEFGDIVIKSVGNGQMLRLKDVAKVELGSLSYSSTIKTNGVESAAMAISQTPGSNARDVIINSKKLIEEAAKSFPKGMKYTIMVDVNENLDASIEKVIHTLVEAFILVFIVVFIFLQDFRSTLIPAIAVPVAIVGTFFFLNLFGFTINLLTLFAMVLAIGIVVDDAIVVVEAVHAKLDHGYKSAKKATIHAMDEISGAIISITLVMAAVFIPVTFINGSTGVFYKQFGITLAVAIILSAVNALTLSPALCALLLKPHADDHKHKSYLQRFYTSFNVAFDNVTARYKRSVSFLSAKKWIALASIVIAGVALVYMMKTTPSAFVPSEDQGTVFANISLPPSASMERSDIIAKRVDSIAKTIPGVKNTLRIVGQNFTAGAGSAYSMVIVKLYPWDQRDLSVDDVIGQLFAKTSGIREASIFFISPPTIQGFGQSGGFEFQLQDKGGHTTSEFYKVNNEFLAKLSERPEIQYATTPFNPGFPQYMMDINLAKAKDAGVSVNTILSTMQGYYGGLYASNFNKFGKQYRVMVQAAPEFRANTEGLNKIFVRNSAGNMAPITEFVKMTRVFGPESISRFNLFTSISITGAPKPGYSSGDAIKAIQEVAAENLPAGYGYEFSGLTREELASGSETIFIFLLCLVFVYFLLSAQYESYILPFAVLLSIPFGLAGAYLFSIIFKLNSNIYLQISLIMLIGLLAKNGILIVEFALDRRRKGLPIVQAAIEGAVARLRPILMTSFAFILGLVPLMFAKGAGAVGNKSIGTGAVGGMLIGTILGVFVIPVLFIIFQTLQERISGPAKDGYDDDDDDEDEIHLIEAHKE; encoded by the coding sequence ATGTTTAAAAAATTTATACAAAGACCCGTACTCTCGACGGTAATATCTGTTATTATCGTCATCTTAGGTGTTTTAGGCCTAATTGAGTTACCGATTTCCCAATATCCGGATATCGCACCGCCAACGGTAAACGTTGCGGCAAGTTATACTGGAGCCAATGCAGATGTGGTACTTAAAAGTATCGTGATTCCGCTTGAAGAGCAGATCAATGGTGTAGAAAACATGACTTACATGACTTCTACAGCAACAAATGACGGAAATGCTTCAATCAAAGTTTTCTTTAAAGTAGGAACAAATCCTGATTTAGCAGCGGTAAACGTTCAGAACAGGGTTTCTAGAGCAACAAGTTTATTGCCAGTAGAGGTAACTCAGGCTGGGGTTACAGTAACCAAAAGTCAGAGTAGTAATTTGTTGATTTTCTCTTTATACAGTGATGATAAAGCTTACGATCAGACGTTTCTTCAAAACTATGCAAAGATTAACCTTGTACCACAAATTCAGCGTGTAGTTGGGGTAGGAGATGTAACCGTTTTTGGTGCCAAAGATTACTCGATGAGAATCTGGCTAAAACCAGACGTAATGCAGCAGTATAAACTGATTCCAAGTGATATTTCGGCAGCTTTAGCAGAACAAAATATCGAAGCAGCACCAGGTAAATTTGGTGAAAACGGAAATCAGGCATTTCAATATGTAATTAAATACAAAGGACGTCTAACAAGTGCTCAGGAATTTGGGGACATTGTTATAAAATCTGTTGGAAATGGACAGATGCTTAGACTTAAAGATGTAGCTAAAGTTGAATTGGGATCTTTAAGTTATTCGTCAACGATTAAAACAAACGGAGTAGAATCGGCAGCAATGGCGATTAGCCAGACGCCTGGATCTAATGCTCGTGATGTAATTATCAATTCTAAAAAATTGATTGAAGAAGCAGCAAAAAGTTTCCCAAAAGGAATGAAGTACACTATTATGGTGGACGTTAACGAGAACTTGGATGCTTCTATCGAAAAAGTAATTCACACATTGGTTGAAGCCTTTATATTGGTTTTCATCGTAGTATTTATTTTCCTTCAGGATTTTAGATCTACGTTAATTCCGGCAATTGCGGTTCCGGTTGCGATTGTGGGTACATTCTTCTTCCTGAATTTATTCGGATTTACGATTAACTTATTGACGCTTTTTGCAATGGTACTCGCCATTGGTATTGTGGTCGATGATGCGATTGTCGTCGTCGAGGCCGTTCACGCCAAACTCGACCACGGATATAAGTCGGCTAAAAAAGCGACTATTCACGCGATGGACGAGATTTCGGGAGCGATTATTTCGATTACTTTGGTAATGGCTGCGGTATTTATTCCAGTAACTTTTATTAACGGATCAACAGGGGTATTCTACAAACAGTTTGGTATTACACTAGCCGTTGCGATTATTCTTTCGGCAGTAAATGCCTTGACTTTGAGTCCGGCTCTATGTGCGCTTTTATTGAAACCACATGCTGATGATCACAAACATAAAAGTTATTTACAGCGTTTTTATACTTCATTTAACGTGGCATTCGACAATGTTACGGCGCGATACAAACGTTCTGTAAGTTTCCTTTCTGCGAAAAAATGGATTGCATTGGCTTCAATTGTAATTGCTGGTGTTGCGTTAGTTTATATGATGAAAACTACGCCATCTGCTTTCGTTCCTTCAGAGGATCAAGGAACTGTATTTGCTAATATTAGTTTGCCGCCATCAGCTTCTATGGAACGTTCGGATATTATTGCTAAAAGAGTAGATAGTATTGCTAAAACAATTCCAGGAGTTAAAAATACACTTCGTATTGTCGGACAGAACTTTACGGCAGGAGCGGGTAGTGCGTACAGTATGGTAATTGTGAAACTATATCCTTGGGATCAGCGTGATTTAAGTGTTGATGATGTAATTGGACAGCTTTTTGCAAAAACAAGTGGTATTCGTGAAGCAAGTATTTTCTTTATTTCGCCTCCGACTATCCAAGGTTTTGGACAAAGTGGTGGATTCGAATTCCAATTGCAGGATAAAGGAGGGCATACGACTTCCGAGTTTTATAAAGTTAATAATGAATTCTTAGCAAAATTATCTGAGCGTCCAGAAATTCAATATGCGACAACGCCATTTAACCCTGGTTTCCCTCAGTATATGATGGATATTAATTTAGCGAAAGCGAAAGACGCAGGAGTTTCTGTAAATACGATTTTATCTACCATGCAAGGATATTACGGAGGATTGTATGCTTCGAATTTCAACAAATTCGGAAAACAATACCGTGTAATGGTTCAAGCAGCTCCAGAATTTAGAGCTAATACAGAAGGATTGAATAAAATTTTCGTTCGAAACAGCGCAGGAAATATGGCGCCAATTACTGAGTTTGTAAAAATGACCAGAGTTTTTGGACCAGAATCTATTTCAAGATTTAACTTGTTTACGTCAATTTCGATTACAGGAGCACCAAAACCAGGTTATAGTTCTGGAGATGCAATTAAAGCAATTCAGGAAGTGGCTGCAGAAAATCTTCCTGCAGGTTATGGATATGAATTTTCAGGTTTAACGCGTGAGGAATTAGCTTCAGGAAGTGAAACGATTTTCATTTTCCTTTTATGTTTGGTTTTCGTTTATTTCCTACTGAGTGCACAATACGAAAGTTACATTTTGCCATTTGCGGTATTATTATCAATTCCGTTTGGATTAGCAGGAGCGTATTTATTCTCGATTATTTTTAAATTAAATAGTAACATTTACCTGCAGATTTCCTTAATCATGCTTATCGGACTTCTGGCGAAGAACGGTATCTTGATTGTCGAATTTGCTTTGGATAGAAGAAGAAAAGGACTTCCAATTGTACAAGCTGCTATTGAAGGAGCAGTAGCGCGTTTACGTCCAATTCTGATGACTTCGTTTGCCTTTATTTTAGGATTAGTTCCGTTGATGTTTGCCAAAGGCGCAGGTGCTGTTGGTAATAAATCTATTGGTACTGGTGCCGTTGGAGGTATGTTAATCGGAACCATTCTAGGAGTATTTGTTATTCCGGTTCTGTTTATCATTTTCCAGACTTTACAAGAAAGAATAAGTGGTCCAGCGAAAGATGGTTATGATGATGACGATGACGATGAAGACGAAATTCATTTAATAGAAGCTCACAAAGAGTAA
- a CDS encoding efflux RND transporter periplasmic adaptor subunit has product MTKQSFLSILAASLIIASCGKNDKSAQAGGAPQIKEYKTVTLQLKSATLNSDFPASIQGQQNIEIRPRVEGYIDKIFVDEGAVVKAGQPLFKISAPEYEQQVRTATASIKSAQAEVSSAKLAVNKVKPLVEKGIISKYDLESAQYTYESAVASLAQANAALVNAKVNLGYTTVTSPVNGVVGSIPFRLGSLVSSNTAEPLTTVSSIGNVYAYFAMNEKVLLNFTKDAGGSLNQKIKSMPDVSLVLSDGSTYDQKGKIETVNGLINTETGTVNFRARFPNPKGIIRSGSSTTVQIPNYVKDAIIIPQSATFELQDKMFAVVVGKDKKTTNANITVLDNSAGNYYVVTSGLKAGDEIVLEGVASLKEGTEIKPNNQSQEAVYADLK; this is encoded by the coding sequence ATGACTAAGCAATCATTTTTAAGCATCCTCGCAGCATCACTTATTATCGCTTCTTGCGGTAAAAATGATAAATCGGCTCAAGCCGGAGGTGCGCCGCAGATTAAAGAATATAAGACTGTGACATTACAGCTAAAATCAGCGACATTAAACAGCGATTTTCCTGCTAGTATCCAAGGACAGCAAAATATAGAAATTCGCCCAAGAGTTGAAGGCTATATTGATAAAATTTTTGTTGATGAAGGTGCTGTAGTCAAAGCAGGACAGCCATTATTTAAAATTAGCGCTCCAGAATATGAGCAGCAAGTTCGTACTGCGACAGCAAGCATTAAAAGTGCTCAGGCAGAAGTTAGTTCGGCTAAATTGGCTGTGAATAAAGTAAAACCATTGGTTGAAAAAGGAATTATCAGCAAATACGATTTGGAGTCGGCTCAATATACTTATGAGTCAGCTGTGGCATCTTTAGCGCAAGCAAATGCAGCTTTAGTAAATGCTAAAGTTAATTTAGGTTATACTACCGTTACAAGTCCGGTAAATGGAGTTGTAGGTTCGATTCCTTTCCGTTTAGGAAGTTTAGTAAGTTCTAATACAGCCGAGCCTTTAACAACAGTTTCAAGTATTGGTAATGTATACGCTTATTTTGCAATGAATGAAAAAGTACTGCTAAATTTTACTAAAGATGCAGGAGGTTCATTAAACCAAAAAATAAAAAGCATGCCAGATGTTTCTTTAGTACTTTCTGATGGTTCGACTTATGATCAAAAAGGAAAAATAGAAACCGTAAACGGATTAATTAATACAGAAACAGGTACTGTAAATTTTAGAGCTCGTTTCCCAAATCCAAAAGGAATTATCAGAAGCGGAAGCAGTACTACAGTGCAAATTCCGAACTACGTTAAAGACGCCATTATAATTCCTCAAAGCGCCACTTTCGAATTACAAGATAAAATGTTTGCAGTTGTTGTAGGAAAAGATAAAAAGACTACAAATGCTAATATCACAGTGTTGGACAACTCAGCAGGAAACTATTATGTGGTAACAAGCGGTTTAAAAGCTGGAGATGAAATCGTATTAGAAGGAGTAGCTTCATTGAAAGAAGGAACTGAAATTAAACCTAATAATCAAAGCCAAGAAGCAGTTTACGCCGATTTAAAATAA
- a CDS encoding sensor histidine kinase: MGPSFFRPYLFTGLHILSWVLLGFIMLFYIPLTWNVTLPDVFWLWQMVLLILLIIIFYSNAKIIVPRTIFKDNTSPFLVWAFITIFAMQVIAYFYTSQTDLHTKISLILGFKKYKNPYFDNYVLMLSLLVLGISTSWAMLQYWQKAAQHKQKLEQDKTAAELAMLKAQINPHFFFNSLNSIYSLTYTDIEDSRNALHTLSRMMRYLLYSTEEKTTLLKEAEFMRDFIALMKLRANSKLTITTDIPEKIHDYPIVPMLLLPLVENAFKHGVHATDKSEIYIKLTQNGSELEFEVENTYFEKTAVSDVGGIGLTNTKRRLQLIYPNQHFISFGVTDHGTYKIKLKINLEQ, translated from the coding sequence ATGGGACCAAGCTTTTTCAGACCTTACTTATTTACCGGATTACACATACTGAGCTGGGTATTATTAGGCTTTATCATGCTGTTTTACATACCTTTAACTTGGAATGTAACGCTTCCTGATGTCTTCTGGCTCTGGCAAATGGTCTTATTGATTTTACTGATCATCATTTTTTATTCGAATGCGAAAATTATAGTTCCCCGAACCATCTTTAAAGACAATACTTCTCCTTTTCTAGTTTGGGCTTTTATTACGATTTTTGCCATGCAGGTTATTGCTTATTTTTATACTTCACAAACGGATCTTCACACCAAAATAAGTTTGATTCTAGGGTTCAAAAAATATAAGAATCCTTATTTCGACAATTACGTTTTAATGCTCAGTTTACTTGTTTTAGGAATAAGCACAAGCTGGGCTATGTTGCAATATTGGCAAAAAGCGGCTCAGCACAAACAAAAGTTAGAACAGGATAAAACAGCCGCGGAACTTGCCATGCTTAAGGCACAAATCAATCCACATTTTTTCTTTAACTCGCTTAATAGCATTTATTCACTTACTTATACTGATATTGAAGATTCTAGAAATGCGCTTCACACTTTGAGCCGTATGATGCGTTATTTACTTTACAGCACAGAAGAAAAAACAACGTTGCTGAAAGAAGCTGAATTTATGAGAGATTTCATTGCATTAATGAAACTTCGTGCCAACAGTAAATTGACTATTACAACAGATATTCCCGAAAAAATACATGATTATCCAATTGTTCCGATGTTATTACTACCTTTAGTAGAAAATGCTTTTAAACATGGTGTTCATGCCACCGATAAAAGTGAAATTTACATTAAGCTTACGCAAAATGGAAGCGAGCTCGAATTTGAAGTCGAAAATACTTATTTTGAAAAAACAGCAGTTTCTGATGTAGGCGGAATTGGCTTGACCAACACCAAAAGAAGACTGCAATTGATTTATCCGAATCAGCATTTTATTTCTTTTGGAGTTACCGACCACGGAACATATAAAATTAAATTGAAGATAAATTTAGAGCAATGA
- a CDS encoding LytR/AlgR family response regulator transcription factor → MTVIKCIAVDDEPLALRLVETFIEQTPFLELISTCDNAVDAMGLIRETKPDLVFLDINMPNLSGMELARLIQDQPGPLPKIIFTTAYNHYAIEGYKVNAVDYLLKPFSYEEFLRASSKVLQLAEEANNTFTTITADDEFIFLKVEYQWVRISLKDITYIESLKDYVKVHLEDSQKALMSLISLKALEEKLPSSKFMRVHRSFIVSLDKISAISKNSIFIDKIEITVGEQYKEAFKTLVDKWLK, encoded by the coding sequence ATGACAGTAATAAAATGTATAGCAGTAGATGACGAACCATTGGCTTTAAGACTGGTAGAAACCTTCATAGAGCAGACTCCGTTTTTAGAATTAATTTCTACTTGCGACAATGCTGTCGATGCAATGGGACTTATCAGGGAAACAAAACCAGATCTTGTTTTTTTAGATATTAATATGCCTAATTTAAGCGGAATGGAATTGGCAAGATTAATACAAGATCAGCCCGGACCTTTGCCAAAAATCATTTTTACTACGGCTTACAATCATTATGCAATTGAAGGTTACAAAGTAAATGCTGTAGATTATCTTTTAAAACCTTTTAGTTACGAAGAATTCCTGCGTGCTTCAAGCAAAGTTTTACAATTAGCCGAAGAAGCCAATAATACATTTACTACTATTACCGCAGATGACGAATTTATCTTCTTGAAGGTAGAATATCAATGGGTAAGAATTTCACTAAAAGACATCACCTATATTGAAAGTCTGAAAGATTATGTAAAAGTGCATCTTGAAGATTCGCAGAAAGCTTTAATGTCTCTGATTTCGCTTAAAGCATTAGAAGAAAAACTGCCTTCCTCAAAATTCATGCGTGTACATCGTTCTTTCATTGTCTCATTAGATAAAATAAGCGCCATTAGTAAAAACTCCATTTTTATTGATAAAATAGAAATAACGGTTGGCGAACAATATAAAGAAGCCTTTAAGACATTAGTCGATAAATGGCTGAAATAA
- a CDS encoding DUF3861 domain-containing protein, with protein sequence MEKRSNKYYLTLSLKEYANGETEPAKELGIEFDNHDEIFGIIERIKEKNIFPDDSQAVQFALGLKLFSEIKIKNRKNPLFDELNEVFPVFMKKLKSL encoded by the coding sequence ATGGAAAAAAGATCAAACAAATATTACTTGACATTAAGCCTTAAGGAATATGCAAATGGTGAAACCGAACCAGCAAAAGAACTCGGAATAGAATTTGACAATCACGATGAAATCTTTGGAATTATAGAACGCATCAAAGAAAAAAACATTTTTCCCGACGATTCACAAGCTGTTCAGTTTGCTTTAGGATTAAAATTATTCAGCGAAATCAAAATAAAAAACCGCAAAAACCCTCTTTTTGACGAACTAAATGAAGTTTTTCCAGTCTTCATGAAAAAATTAAAAAGCCTTTAA
- a CDS encoding PQQ-dependent sugar dehydrogenase, whose amino-acid sequence MIIRKSIFLLAGILALSSCSNNDKDDNTNVGPTGPPVETGTANTTYKPAFSGQTRAGSIQTTTEIESKVITNGLSAPWGVAYLPDGRLLVTEKAGKIKIVTQAGVISNALTGVPAVNPDSQGGLLGICLDPAFITNRMIYWAFSEVVAGGNITAVAKGRISDDEKAIENVTVIYRSNTPNASTLHYGGRVLFDKTGNLFVSIGERSVLETRPLAQSVTSSLGKVVRITTSGQAAPGNPSFTQTGALAELYSIGHRNPQGLAIHPTTGELWQSEHGPRGGDEINRITGGANYGWPTITYGIEYSGTKIGEGITQQTGMEQPVYYWDPVVSPSGMTFYAGNRVPEWQNNLFIGALSGMHIVRLAFKDNKVAGEERLLAGEGQRFRDITQGKDEALYAVTDQGRLYRIDKK is encoded by the coding sequence ATGATAATTCGAAAAAGTATATTTCTTCTTGCTGGAATTCTAGCGTTGAGCAGCTGTTCTAACAATGACAAAGATGACAACACCAATGTCGGACCAACAGGACCTCCTGTAGAAACTGGAACTGCAAACACTACTTATAAACCAGCATTTTCTGGACAAACACGAGCCGGAAGCATTCAAACGACCACCGAAATTGAATCTAAAGTAATCACCAACGGTTTAAGCGCTCCTTGGGGCGTTGCCTATCTTCCTGACGGACGCCTTTTGGTAACTGAAAAAGCCGGAAAAATTAAAATCGTAACCCAAGCAGGCGTTATCAGTAATGCTTTAACAGGTGTTCCTGCTGTTAATCCTGATAGTCAAGGTGGTTTACTTGGAATTTGCCTTGACCCTGCATTTATCACAAACCGAATGATTTACTGGGCTTTTTCTGAAGTTGTTGCTGGCGGGAATATTACCGCTGTCGCGAAAGGCAGAATTTCAGACGATGAAAAAGCAATAGAAAATGTAACGGTAATCTATCGTTCGAACACACCAAACGCAAGCACACTACATTACGGAGGCCGAGTTTTATTTGATAAAACAGGAAATTTATTTGTAAGCATTGGCGAAAGATCTGTATTAGAAACGCGTCCTTTAGCACAATCTGTTACCAGCAGTTTGGGCAAAGTTGTTCGCATTACAACAAGCGGACAAGCAGCGCCAGGAAATCCTTCTTTTACGCAAACGGGAGCTTTAGCAGAACTTTATAGCATTGGACACAGAAATCCGCAGGGATTGGCAATTCATCCAACTACGGGCGAATTATGGCAAAGCGAGCATGGCCCGAGAGGCGGTGACGAAATTAATAGAATTACAGGCGGAGCAAATTACGGCTGGCCAACAATTACTTACGGAATCGAATATAGTGGTACGAAAATTGGAGAAGGAATTACACAACAAACTGGAATGGAACAGCCTGTCTATTACTGGGATCCTGTAGTGTCACCAAGCGGAATGACTTTCTACGCTGGAAACCGTGTTCCAGAATGGCAAAACAATCTTTTTATTGGTGCTTTAAGCGGTATGCATATTGTGCGTTTGGCTTTTAAAGACAATAAAGTAGCTGGTGAAGAAAGATTATTGGCTGGCGAAGGCCAAAGATTTAGAGATATTACACAAGGAAAAGATGAAGCATTATACGCCGTTACCGATCAAGGAAGACTTTATAGAATAGATAAAAAGTAA